In Aegilops tauschii subsp. strangulata cultivar AL8/78 chromosome 3, Aet v6.0, whole genome shotgun sequence, one genomic interval encodes:
- the LOC109762771 gene encoding transcription initiation factor TFIID subunit 11, which translates to MKDPFEAAVEEQDSPPDSPAPPEEDPATAVPHTAAEDYDGSAGAGGSRAPPPRPRPSALAAPSTSVAPAAAKAKVRPHKEQDDDDDEEDPMEVDLDKLPSGTSDPDKLAKMNALLSQFTEDQMNRYESFRRSGFQKSNMKKLLASITGSQKISMPTTIVVSGIAKMFVGEVIETARIVMSERKDSGPIRPCHIREAYRRLKLEGKIPKRSVPRLFR; encoded by the exons ATGAAGGACCCCTTCGAGGCGGCCGTTGAGGAGCAGGACTCCCCGCCGGattcgccggcgccgcccgaggAGGACCCTGCCACAGCGGTCCCCCACACAGCCGCCGAGGACTATGACGGCAGCGCGGGCGCCGGTGGTtcgcgcgccccgccgccgcggccgcggccTTCGGCGCTAGCCGCGCCCTCGACCTCCGTAGCCCCGGCGGCGGCGAAGGCCAAGGTTCGGCCCCATAAGGAGcaggatgacgacgacgacgaggaagaCCCCATGGAGGTCGACCTCGACAAGCTGCCCTCCGGCACCAGCGATCCCGACAAGCTCGCCAAGATGAA TGCTTTGTTATCCCAATTTACAGAAGACCAGATGAACCGGTATGAGTCCTTTCGGAGATCTGGATTCCAGAAATCTAACATGAAAAAG CTATTGGCGAGTATCACTGGCAGTCAAAAGATATCTATGCCAACGACCATCGTAGTATCAGGAATAGCAAAGATGTTTGTCGGCGAGGTCATTGAAACAG CAAGAATAGTTATGAGTGAAAGGAAAGATTCTGGACCCATCAGGCCTTGCCACATCAGAGAAGCATACAGAAGATTGAAGCTTGAAGGGAAGATCCCAAAGCGATCCGTTCCTAGACTCTTTCGCTAG